A region from the Luteitalea sp. genome encodes:
- a CDS encoding DUF3341 domain-containing protein — MSEDATRAAETGASLYGLIAEFETVDKLLAAARRVHTEGFRKIDAYTPAPVHGLAEAMGYNDRRLSPLTLAGGVAGMLAGFMLCYWTSVIDYPINTGGRPLNSWPAFIVPTFETTILFAALSCFVGLIVLCGFPQPYHPVFNVPAVRERATSSGMFLAIEAEDPRFDRTATRQLLETAGAKDVYEVEA, encoded by the coding sequence ATGTCTGAGGACGCCACGCGCGCGGCGGAGACGGGGGCGTCACTCTACGGCCTGATCGCGGAGTTCGAGACGGTCGACAAGCTGCTGGCGGCCGCACGGCGCGTGCACACGGAGGGCTTCCGCAAGATCGACGCCTACACGCCTGCGCCGGTCCATGGGCTGGCCGAGGCGATGGGCTACAACGATCGACGGCTCTCGCCGCTCACGTTGGCCGGCGGAGTCGCCGGCATGCTGGCCGGCTTCATGCTGTGTTACTGGACGTCGGTCATCGATTACCCGATCAACACCGGCGGGCGGCCGCTCAACAGTTGGCCTGCGTTCATCGTGCCGACGTTCGAGACGACAATCCTGTTTGCCGCACTGAGCTGCTTCGTTGGCCTGATCGTGCTCTGCGGATTTCCGCAGCCGTACCATCCGGTCTTCAACGTGCCGGCGGTGCGGGAGCGCGCCACGAGCAGCGGCATGTTTCTGGCGATCGAGGCGGAGGATCCACGATTCGATCGCACGGCCACGCGGCAGTTGCTCGAGACCGCAGGTGCGAAGGACGTGTATGAAGTCGAGGCGTGA
- a CDS encoding c-type cytochrome, whose product MRRRLLMGAVLVAVVVGGVACRQDMHDTPRFEPLEESDFFSDKRSARPLPEGTVARGELRADEAFYTGKVNNQPVAELPMPLTRDLVERGRERFDIYCSPCHGHTGEGQGMVVRRGFKEAASFHDPRLRGMPVGYFVDVMTNGFGQMPDYRTQVTPRDRWAIAAYIRALQLSRSATADDVPAEERQKLETGQAPDASSSSHQAEEEPTSHE is encoded by the coding sequence ATGCGTCGACGACTGTTGATGGGCGCCGTGCTCGTCGCTGTGGTCGTGGGCGGCGTGGCCTGTCGACAGGATATGCACGACACGCCGCGCTTCGAGCCACTCGAGGAGAGCGACTTCTTCTCGGACAAGCGCTCGGCGCGCCCCCTGCCGGAGGGGACCGTCGCGCGCGGCGAGCTGCGGGCCGACGAGGCCTTTTACACCGGAAAGGTGAACAATCAACCAGTGGCCGAGCTGCCCATGCCTCTGACGCGCGACCTCGTGGAACGCGGGCGCGAGCGCTTCGATATCTATTGCTCGCCGTGCCACGGGCACACAGGTGAGGGACAAGGGATGGTCGTCAGGCGCGGCTTCAAGGAGGCGGCATCGTTTCACGACCCGCGGTTGCGCGGCATGCCCGTGGGCTACTTCGTGGATGTGATGACCAATGGGTTCGGCCAGATGCCGGACTACAGAACGCAGGTCACCCCGCGCGATCGTTGGGCGATTGCCGCGTATATCCGCGCGCTGCAGTTGAGCCGCAGCGCCACCGCCGATGACGTGCCCGCCGAAGAGCGGCAAAAGCTGGAGACCGGCCAGGCCCCCGATGCTTCCAGCTCGTCGCACCAGGCGGAGGAGGAACCGACCTCCCATGAGTGA
- a CDS encoding SCO family protein, with product MQAKRGVGATFRWGAQAVILVLAVCSVHSEAFAQPGGHDFKAPREPASQRPRALEGVAIEQKLDAQLPLDLSFVDEQGRTVRLGQYFRGRPVILAPVYYECPMLCTQVLNGLTSALKSSGFSYEVGRDFDVLAVSFNPREGPKLAALKKLAYVDRYGRPDSAGGWHFLTGEQAAITALTDAVGFSYKWDEQAEQYSHLATTIVLTPTGRVSRYFYGIQPAPRDVRLGLVEASQHLIGTLADQVLLYCFHYDPTTGRYGWVAINLLRAGGVLLLVTGVLFWGVMWRRERRGVYARIER from the coding sequence GTGCAAGCGAAACGCGGCGTCGGCGCGACCTTCAGGTGGGGCGCGCAGGCAGTCATTTTGGTGTTGGCCGTGTGCAGTGTGCATTCCGAGGCGTTTGCACAGCCAGGGGGCCACGACTTCAAGGCGCCGCGGGAGCCGGCGAGCCAGCGTCCGCGTGCGCTCGAGGGTGTCGCGATAGAGCAGAAGCTCGATGCGCAGCTGCCGCTCGACCTTTCGTTCGTCGATGAGCAGGGTCGCACCGTCCGTTTGGGACAGTACTTCAGGGGACGGCCTGTGATTCTTGCCCCGGTTTACTACGAGTGCCCAATGCTGTGCACGCAAGTGCTCAACGGCTTGACGAGCGCCTTGAAGTCGTCTGGCTTCTCCTACGAGGTCGGGCGCGACTTCGACGTCCTGGCCGTGAGCTTCAACCCGAGAGAGGGACCGAAGCTGGCCGCGCTCAAGAAGCTGGCCTATGTGGACCGGTACGGCCGGCCGGACTCGGCGGGCGGTTGGCACTTTCTGACGGGCGAGCAGGCGGCGATCACGGCGCTGACCGATGCCGTCGGCTTCTCGTACAAGTGGGACGAACAGGCGGAGCAGTACTCACACCTGGCCACTACCATCGTGCTGACACCCACGGGGCGTGTGTCGCGGTACTTCTACGGGATCCAGCCGGCGCCTCGTGACGTGCGCCTCGGCTTGGTGGAGGCTTCGCAGCACCTGATCGGCACGTTGGCCGATCAGGTGCTGCTCTACTGCTTCCACTACGACCCGACGACGGGACGCTACGGCTGGGTGGCCATCAACTTGCTTCGGGCCGGCGGCGTGCTGCTTCTGGTCACCGGTGTGCTCTTCTGGGGTGTGATGTGGCGCCGCGAGCGACGCGGCGTGTATGCGCGGATTGAGAGATGA
- the coxB gene encoding cytochrome c oxidase subunit II translates to MTFPFMPEQASTMAASVDNLFFFLLAVSAFFAVLIAVLVVVFAVKYRRVHEASVGAPIHGGLVLELTWTIIPLGIAMVMFVWGASVYFDLARVPQNAVEIYITGKRWMWKAQHLTGQKEINALHVPVGQPVKLIIQSEDVIHSFFIPAFRAKMDAVPGRITTMWFEATKPGRYHLFCAEYCGTNHSGMTGYVEVMEPSAFQTWLGGGAQEGSLAEAGEQLFNKLGCATCHSGDSQARGPNLEGVFGTTVTLANGQQVLFDEEYARESILNPQAKMVEGYLPLMPTFQGLVNEEGLAQLIEYVKSLSQGGATPTPTPAAVPGSTPKPQPSDP, encoded by the coding sequence ATGACGTTTCCGTTCATGCCGGAACAAGCGTCCACGATGGCGGCGAGCGTGGACAACCTGTTCTTCTTCCTGCTCGCTGTCTCGGCGTTCTTCGCGGTCTTGATCGCCGTGCTGGTGGTCGTGTTCGCCGTGAAGTACCGGCGCGTCCACGAGGCGTCGGTCGGAGCGCCGATTCACGGCGGCCTCGTGCTCGAGCTGACCTGGACGATCATCCCGCTGGGCATTGCCATGGTGATGTTCGTCTGGGGGGCGAGCGTGTACTTCGACTTGGCGCGGGTCCCCCAGAACGCCGTCGAGATCTACATCACCGGCAAGCGGTGGATGTGGAAAGCGCAGCACCTGACCGGCCAGAAGGAGATCAACGCCCTGCACGTGCCCGTGGGGCAACCCGTGAAGCTGATCATCCAGTCCGAGGATGTCATCCACAGCTTCTTCATCCCCGCATTCCGCGCCAAAATGGATGCGGTGCCCGGCCGGATCACGACGATGTGGTTCGAGGCAACCAAGCCGGGCCGCTACCACTTGTTCTGCGCGGAGTACTGCGGCACCAACCACTCCGGGATGACGGGATATGTCGAAGTGATGGAGCCGAGCGCCTTCCAGACGTGGCTGGGTGGCGGCGCGCAAGAGGGCTCTCTGGCCGAGGCGGGGGAGCAGTTGTTCAACAAGCTGGGATGCGCCACGTGCCACAGCGGTGACTCGCAAGCGCGCGGCCCCAATCTGGAGGGGGTCTTCGGCACGACGGTGACCCTGGCCAACGGGCAGCAAGTACTGTTCGACGAGGAGTACGCGCGTGAGTCGATCCTCAACCCCCAAGCGAAGATGGTCGAGGGCTACCTACCGCTCATGCCGACCTTCCAGGGGCTGGTCAACGAGGAGGGTCTCGCGCAGTTGATCGAGTACGTGAAGTCGCTGTCGCAGGGCGGCGCGACACCCACACCCACACCTGCCGCGGTTCCGGGGAGCACCCCGAAGCCGCAGCCGTCGGACCCGTGA